A region from the Musa acuminata AAA Group cultivar baxijiao chromosome BXJ1-10, Cavendish_Baxijiao_AAA, whole genome shotgun sequence genome encodes:
- the LOC108951534 gene encoding digalactosyldiacylglycerol synthase 1, chloroplastic-like isoform X2 has translation MIDVGAESAAPGAGTAEKALSFISRGWREVRDSAGADLRLMRARASSFKSLADREFENLLSSSAAVLSTPPRPSPPEVEFVKRIQPKLSEIRRAYSSPDFSRRVLEKWSPKATIRIDLSAIRNAIVSEVDEVGAVLDVGKVKGQSWRMVRWKGVEEEEQRREWEPIRILKTGLKELERKSQSTSNELVEKLKSSLGSFVKEPQESKEVPPLDLPELLAHFVKQSGPFFNQLGIQQDICDKIVEALCSRRKDQFMYHSLPAKDTSLPGNENSDELDLRIASVLESTGHHYEGGFWTDLVKHETTDQKRHVAIVTTASLPWMTGTAVNPLFRAAYLAKSAKQDVTLVVPWLCKSDQELVYPNNLSFCSPEEQEAYIRNWLEERIGFKADFKISFYPGKFSKERRSIVPAGDTTQFIPSKEADIAILEEPEHLNWYHHGKRWTDKFNYVVGVVHTNYLEYIKREKNGAIQAFFVKHINNWVTRAYCHKVLRLSGATQELPKSVICNVHGVNPKFLKVGEKIAAEREQGHQAFSKGAYFLGKMVWAKGYRELIDLLAKHKNDLEGFNLDVYGNGEDSREVQSAARKLDLNLTFFKGRDHADDSLHGYKVFINPSVSDVLCTATAEALAMGKFVICADHPSNDFFRAFPNCLTYKTSEDFVAKVKEAMANEPQPLTPEQRYNLSWEAATQRFMEYSELDKVLNKQESTSVNADNLKISKSISMPTLSSAVDGGLAFAHYCLTGNEILRLSTGAIPGTRNYSKQHCMDLHLLPPQVQNPVYGWF, from the exons ATGATCGACGTCGGAGCGGAGAGCGCGGCGCCGGGCGCCGGGACGGCGGAGAAGGCCCTGTCCTTCATCTCCCGGGGATGGCGCGAGGTGCGTGACTCTGCCGGCGCAGACCTCCGCCTCATGCGCGCCCGCGCCAGCTCCTTCAAGTCCCTCGCCGACCGGGAGTTCGAGAACCTGCTCAGCTCCTCCGCCGCCGTCCTGTCTACGCCGCCCCGTCCTTCCCCGCCGGAGGTCGAATTCGTCAAGCGCATCCAGCCCAAGCTGTCTGAGATCCGTCGGGCCTACTCGTCGCCGGACTTCAGCCGGAGGGTGCTCGAGAAGTGGAGTCCCAAGGCCACCATCCGCATCGATCTGTCCGCCATCCGAAACGCTATCGTCTCAGAGGTGGACGAAGTCGGGGCGGTCCTCGATGTCGGCAAGGTCAAGGGCCAGAGCTGGAGGATGGTGCGGTGGAagggggtggaggaggaggagcaaagGAGGGAGTGGGAGCCCATTCGGATCCTCAAGACAGGGCTGAAGGAGTTGGAACGGAAGAGCCAGTCCACGAGCAACGAGCTCGTCGAAAAACTGAAATCGAGCCTG GGATCATTTGTGAAGGAGCCCCAAGAGTCGAAG GAAGTTCCACCATTGGATCTACCTGAACTTTTGGCACATTTTGTTAAGCAATCTGGGCCATTTTTCAATCAGCTTGGAATACAGCAAG ATATATGCGACAAAATTGTGGAAGCTTTATGCAGTAGGCGCAAAGATCAATTCATGTATCATTCTCTTCCTGCAAAGGACACATCCTTACCTGGAAATGAGAACAGTGATGAACTTGATTTGAGAATAGCCAGTGTGCTCGAAAGTACAGGGCATCACTATGAAGGAGGCTTTTGGACTGACCTTGTAAAGCATGAGACAACAGACCAGAAGCGCCATGTTGCAATTGTAACTACTGCCAGTCTCCCATGGATGACTGGAACTGCTGTAAACCCATTATTCCGAGCTGCATATTTGGCTAAGTCTGCAAAACAAGATGTAACATTGGTGGTCCCCTGGCTTTGCAAATCAGATCAGGAGCTGGTTTATCCTAATAATTTAAGTTTTTGTTCTCCTGAAGAGCAGGAAGCCTACATAAGGAACTGGCTAGAGGAACGGATTGGCTTCAAGGCAGACTTTAAAATCTCATTTTATCCGGGAAAG TTCTCAAAAGAAAGGCGCAGCATAGTACCTGCTGGGGACACCACGCAATTCATTCCTTCCAAAGAGGCTGATATTGCTATACTGGAAGAGCCAGAGCACCTAAACTGGTATCATCATGGGAAGCGTTGGACAGATAAGTTCAATTATGTTGTTGGTGTAGTTCACACAAATTACTTGGAGTACATCAAGAGGGAGAAAAATGGAGCTATCCAAGCATTCTTCGTCAAACATATCAACAATTGGGTCACCAGAGCATACTGCCATAAG GTTTTGCGGCTTTCTGGAGCAACTCAGGAGTTGCCCAAGTCTGTCATTTGCAATGTTCATGGCGTTAATCCCAAGTTTCTTAAGGTTGGAGAAAAAATAGCTGCTGAGAGGGAGCAAGGGCATCAAGCATTTTCCAAAGGAGCATATTTCCTGGGGAAGATGGTTTGGGCAAAAGGTTACCGAGAATTGATAGATTTGCTAGCAAAGCACAAGAATGACTTGGAAGGGTTTAACTTAGATGTATATGGAAATGGTGAGGATTCACGTGAAGTCCAATCTGCTGCAAGGAAGTTGGACCTGAATCTGACCTTCTTTAAAGGAAGGGATCATGCAGATGATTCACTTCATGG GTACAAAGTTTTCATAAATCCTAGCGTCAGTGATGTCCTGTGCACAGCAACAGCAGAGGCCCTTGCCATGGGGAAGTTTGTGATTTGTGCGGATCACCCATCAAATGATTTCTTCAGGGCATTTCCTAACTGCTTGACTTATAAAACCTCCGAGGATTTTGTGGCGAAGGTAAAAGAGGCGATGGCAAATGAACCCCAACCACTCACTCCCGAGCAAAGATATAATTTGTCATGGGAGGCCGCAACACAGAGATTTATGGAGTATTCAGAGcttgacaaagttctaaacaaacAAGAATCTACAAGTGTCAATGCAGATAACTTGAAGATTAGCAAGTCAATTTCCATGCCTACTCTATCATCTGCTGTGGATGGGGGGTTAGCCTTTGCTCACTATTGTCTTACTGGTAACGAAATCCTGAGGTTGTCTACCGGTGCAATACCAGGAACAAGAAATTATAGTAAGCAGCATTGCATGGATTTGCACCTCCTGCCACCTCAGGTGCAAAACCCTGTATATGGCTG GTTTTGA
- the LOC108951534 gene encoding digalactosyldiacylglycerol synthase 1, chloroplastic-like isoform X1 — protein MIDVGAESAAPGAGTAEKALSFISRGWREVRDSAGADLRLMRARASSFKSLADREFENLLSSSAAVLSTPPRPSPPEVEFVKRIQPKLSEIRRAYSSPDFSRRVLEKWSPKATIRIDLSAIRNAIVSEVDEVGAVLDVGKVKGQSWRMVRWKGVEEEEQRREWEPIRILKTGLKELERKSQSTSNELVEKLKSSLGSFVKEPQESKEVPPLDLPELLAHFVKQSGPFFNQLGIQQDICDKIVEALCSRRKDQFMYHSLPAKDTSLPGNENSDELDLRIASVLESTGHHYEGGFWTDLVKHETTDQKRHVAIVTTASLPWMTGTAVNPLFRAAYLAKSAKQDVTLVVPWLCKSDQELVYPNNLSFCSPEEQEAYIRNWLEERIGFKADFKISFYPGKFSKERRSIVPAGDTTQFIPSKEADIAILEEPEHLNWYHHGKRWTDKFNYVVGVVHTNYLEYIKREKNGAIQAFFVKHINNWVTRAYCHKVLRLSGATQELPKSVICNVHGVNPKFLKVGEKIAAEREQGHQAFSKGAYFLGKMVWAKGYRELIDLLAKHKNDLEGFNLDVYGNGEDSREVQSAARKLDLNLTFFKGRDHADDSLHGYKVFINPSVSDVLCTATAEALAMGKFVICADHPSNDFFRAFPNCLTYKTSEDFVAKVKEAMANEPQPLTPEQRYNLSWEAATQRFMEYSELDKVLNKQESTSVNADNLKISKSISMPTLSSAVDGGLAFAHYCLTGNEILRLSTGAIPGTRNYSKQHCMDLHLLPPQVQNPVYGCLCRF, from the exons ATGATCGACGTCGGAGCGGAGAGCGCGGCGCCGGGCGCCGGGACGGCGGAGAAGGCCCTGTCCTTCATCTCCCGGGGATGGCGCGAGGTGCGTGACTCTGCCGGCGCAGACCTCCGCCTCATGCGCGCCCGCGCCAGCTCCTTCAAGTCCCTCGCCGACCGGGAGTTCGAGAACCTGCTCAGCTCCTCCGCCGCCGTCCTGTCTACGCCGCCCCGTCCTTCCCCGCCGGAGGTCGAATTCGTCAAGCGCATCCAGCCCAAGCTGTCTGAGATCCGTCGGGCCTACTCGTCGCCGGACTTCAGCCGGAGGGTGCTCGAGAAGTGGAGTCCCAAGGCCACCATCCGCATCGATCTGTCCGCCATCCGAAACGCTATCGTCTCAGAGGTGGACGAAGTCGGGGCGGTCCTCGATGTCGGCAAGGTCAAGGGCCAGAGCTGGAGGATGGTGCGGTGGAagggggtggaggaggaggagcaaagGAGGGAGTGGGAGCCCATTCGGATCCTCAAGACAGGGCTGAAGGAGTTGGAACGGAAGAGCCAGTCCACGAGCAACGAGCTCGTCGAAAAACTGAAATCGAGCCTG GGATCATTTGTGAAGGAGCCCCAAGAGTCGAAG GAAGTTCCACCATTGGATCTACCTGAACTTTTGGCACATTTTGTTAAGCAATCTGGGCCATTTTTCAATCAGCTTGGAATACAGCAAG ATATATGCGACAAAATTGTGGAAGCTTTATGCAGTAGGCGCAAAGATCAATTCATGTATCATTCTCTTCCTGCAAAGGACACATCCTTACCTGGAAATGAGAACAGTGATGAACTTGATTTGAGAATAGCCAGTGTGCTCGAAAGTACAGGGCATCACTATGAAGGAGGCTTTTGGACTGACCTTGTAAAGCATGAGACAACAGACCAGAAGCGCCATGTTGCAATTGTAACTACTGCCAGTCTCCCATGGATGACTGGAACTGCTGTAAACCCATTATTCCGAGCTGCATATTTGGCTAAGTCTGCAAAACAAGATGTAACATTGGTGGTCCCCTGGCTTTGCAAATCAGATCAGGAGCTGGTTTATCCTAATAATTTAAGTTTTTGTTCTCCTGAAGAGCAGGAAGCCTACATAAGGAACTGGCTAGAGGAACGGATTGGCTTCAAGGCAGACTTTAAAATCTCATTTTATCCGGGAAAG TTCTCAAAAGAAAGGCGCAGCATAGTACCTGCTGGGGACACCACGCAATTCATTCCTTCCAAAGAGGCTGATATTGCTATACTGGAAGAGCCAGAGCACCTAAACTGGTATCATCATGGGAAGCGTTGGACAGATAAGTTCAATTATGTTGTTGGTGTAGTTCACACAAATTACTTGGAGTACATCAAGAGGGAGAAAAATGGAGCTATCCAAGCATTCTTCGTCAAACATATCAACAATTGGGTCACCAGAGCATACTGCCATAAG GTTTTGCGGCTTTCTGGAGCAACTCAGGAGTTGCCCAAGTCTGTCATTTGCAATGTTCATGGCGTTAATCCCAAGTTTCTTAAGGTTGGAGAAAAAATAGCTGCTGAGAGGGAGCAAGGGCATCAAGCATTTTCCAAAGGAGCATATTTCCTGGGGAAGATGGTTTGGGCAAAAGGTTACCGAGAATTGATAGATTTGCTAGCAAAGCACAAGAATGACTTGGAAGGGTTTAACTTAGATGTATATGGAAATGGTGAGGATTCACGTGAAGTCCAATCTGCTGCAAGGAAGTTGGACCTGAATCTGACCTTCTTTAAAGGAAGGGATCATGCAGATGATTCACTTCATGG GTACAAAGTTTTCATAAATCCTAGCGTCAGTGATGTCCTGTGCACAGCAACAGCAGAGGCCCTTGCCATGGGGAAGTTTGTGATTTGTGCGGATCACCCATCAAATGATTTCTTCAGGGCATTTCCTAACTGCTTGACTTATAAAACCTCCGAGGATTTTGTGGCGAAGGTAAAAGAGGCGATGGCAAATGAACCCCAACCACTCACTCCCGAGCAAAGATATAATTTGTCATGGGAGGCCGCAACACAGAGATTTATGGAGTATTCAGAGcttgacaaagttctaaacaaacAAGAATCTACAAGTGTCAATGCAGATAACTTGAAGATTAGCAAGTCAATTTCCATGCCTACTCTATCATCTGCTGTGGATGGGGGGTTAGCCTTTGCTCACTATTGTCTTACTGGTAACGAAATCCTGAGGTTGTCTACCGGTGCAATACCAGGAACAAGAAATTATAGTAAGCAGCATTGCATGGATTTGCACCTCCTGCCACCTCAGGTGCAAAACCCTGTATATGGCTG CTTGTGCAGGTTTTGA
- the LOC104000541 gene encoding uncharacterized protein LOC104000541, which translates to MADFPPDLEDGELWLPSDIIRDVGVRRPFSSSSSSSSAVAASPGCSAHLAYLEGIARQLDALCMLDRAGLLPAFGPPRHAPPRPRVFGFKQSRPAPRLAGAENLVGLGVVHAGFMTGDGGRGVPGSSPGMLRFCSMSRPVQTQATFGAARGGVVQAPVQPVPDRFIPLPSPGSAREGGGTGVFLPRVFKDEDKKKPYVKGRGAQQQQQQATRNGGVWEQGMPFQHPPPPPPAETGLPQDWTY; encoded by the exons ATGGCGGATTTCCCACCCGATTTGGAGGACGGCGAGCTCTGGCTGCCCTCCGACATCATCCGCGACGTCGGCGTTCGCCGCCccttctcctcgtcctcctcctcctcctccgccgtcgcCGCCTCCCCCGGTTGCTCCGCCCACCTAGCCTACCTCGAAGGCATCGCTCGCCAGCTCGACGCACTTTGCATGCTCGACCGGGCCGGCCTCCTCCCCGCGTTCGGACCGCCGCGTCATGCCCCGCCCCGCCCTCGG GTGTTCGGCTTCAAGCAGAGTAGGCCGGCGCCCCGGCTGGCAGGGGCGGAAAATCTCGTCGGACTCGGCGTGGTTCACGCCGGGTTCATGACCGGCGATGGCGGGCGGGGTGTTCCCGGTTCGAGCCCCGGCATGCTCCGGTTTTGCTCCATGTCGAGACCGGTTCAGACACAG GCAACCTTTGGAGCGGCCAGAGGCGGGGTGGTGCAGGCTCCGGTCCAACCGGTTCCGGACCGGTTCATTCCATTACCATCTCCTGGTTCGGCGAGGGAGGGCGGGGGGACGGGCGTGTTCCTCCCACGGGTCTTCAAAGACGAAGACAAGAAGAAACCCT ATGTGAAAGGCAGAGgagcgcagcagcagcagcagcaggcgaCAAGAAATGGAGGAGTGTGGGAGCAAGGCATGCCATTTcagcatcctcctcctcctcctcctgcagaGACGGGTCTGCCTCAGGACTGGACTTATTGA